The Ferrimonas balearica DSM 9799 genome includes the window TGGCGTCAGGTGGACGACCTGATTGGCATTGAGGACAGCACCTTCCGCAACCTGGAAGGGCGGGTGGAGACCTACGGCATCGAGGTGCTGTTGGGCACCTCCGGCGAGCACTGGCAGTTCAATATGGCCTCCAGTTACGCCAGCAGTCAGGAGGAGGGCAGTGACGAGCAGATTGATCAGGTGCCCCAGTGGCTGGCCAGTGCCGACCTGACCCTTCAGCCCACCGAGTTTCTGCAGCTGTTTATCCAGGGCCACTACACCGGTGAGTTCACCCAATATGACACCAAGGCCGGTGACTACTGGCTGCTTCACCTGGGCGCGCAGTATCGCCTTGCCCGCCATCAATTTAACCTGAGGCTCGAAAACGCACTGGATAACGAATACGACGTCAGCGTGTTTAACCCGGGCTCCTCCGCACCGGAGGCGCACCGCGAGCCGATCACCACCCGGGGCATGCCCCGCAACCTGCAGTTCAATTACCGTTACCAGTTCTAGGAGAGCGAGATGAGTCAGCGAATTCTGTTTCTTGGGGTTTATGGCATGGAGATGGTTGAGTGTGGTGGCGCTCTGGCCATTAACGCCAACAATGGCGGGCACTCCTTTGCGTCAGTGATGCTGGCCAAAGATGAGATGAAGGCCCAGCTTCGCCGAGCGGCTGAGGTGTTGGGGGTGGAGCGGATCGACTTTAATGACTTTGAGCGCGGCGGCATCGACCTGCGCCATGAGTACAAGCTGGCGCTGGTCAGGGTGATTCGGGAAACCCGGCCGGACATCATCATTACCCAGGACCCGGAACACAGCTTTGAAGATCTCGATCCGGACCGCCGCCCGGCGATGCTGTTGATCCTGGAAGCGATCGCCCTGGCGGGGCGGGATTATGGCCTTGAGGCGATGCCGGAGCTGGCACCCCATCCGGTGCCCACCATCTACTACATGAGCCCGAAGAATCCCAACTGCAGCGTGACGCTGGCGCAGGTGTGGCAGCAGAAGGAGGAAGCGATGGATTGCCTCAGCAGCCAGATGACCTTCTCCGGCCACCACTTCACCGAGCGTCTCAGCGCCGCTGAGCAAACCGCCCTGCATCCCCGGTTTGCCGAGCTGTCGATGGCGCAGCGGGGCCGGGAGGTGCAGCGGGCGATGGACCGGGCTCTCTACCTGCACACCGGCCTGTTGAGCCACAGCCGCTACGCGCTGGCTGAGCCCTATCGCCGCCAGGGTATTATGGAGCTGGACGCGTTGATGGTGTGACGCCGGATATGAGGGGGGGAATCCACCTCTTCCATCACGGGTCCTTTCGCGGATCCCAACATGTGGGCTGAGCCTGACAACCAGGTATGAAATTCGGGGTGCGTTTGCGCCCCTTTTTTAAATGCCGGTTCCGACGGTGATGTAAAACGCCGTATCACTGTCACTAAAAGCCAGGTCGACGCCCATATGAATGCCGTAGCGACGGGCGATCTGGTAGCGAAATCCGCCGCCGTAGGCATCCGCCGTTTCCCGCTCAGAGCTGGCCCCCCGGGTCTGTCCGATGCCGTAGAAACCCAGCAGGGTCCACCGATTATCCAATTGGTACATCAGTTGGGCCTGCACCGAACCGACCTCTTCCCCCTGATATCGAAACATCGAGATGCCCCGCAGGTGGATATAGGGGTTCAGCGTAGGGGGGAGCAGGTCACTGCTGTTCAGGGTCTCATAGCGTCCGGCGATGGCCAGTGACCAACGATGGGCCAGAGGCAGGTAGCCTTCGCCCTCCAGCAGCAGCGTCTGGTAGTCGTAATCGGCACCAATGGCATTGTCGTGAACCATGTATTCGGCGTTCACCTCGAAGCCGCTTGTTGGGAAAAAGATGTTGTTGCGGGTGTCGTAGGTGGCCACCACACCCAGACCCGAGTTGGTGCTTCTGTCCAGGCCCGTCATCCGAAAGAAACCGTCCACGATGACATTGGATGAACTCAACGTGGATTGGACAAACAGTTGCTTGACGCCAAGCAACAGGGGACTGCTGCCAAGCCGAAATTGCAGCGTTTGCATCAATACCGCTGCGTCGGTTTGGGTATCAAACTTGACGCTTCCGCCACCGGGGAGCAGCCCACCAAGATCGGTGTAGATATCCAGTTTGGCCTCTCCGGCCCCGCCGCCCACCAGGTAACGTATTTTGTCTTCCCCCCAAGTTCTTCGGTGCCCGGCAAACGCAAACCAGGTGCCGTTTTCTGTGCCCAATGCCCCTGCGACGGTGGCGGCGGGAGGGAGCAGTTTGGCGCCGCCATCAAAACTGGCCAGAGCCTGAACCTTGCGTTGTTCCTTTTCTGCTTCCGACTCGTGCAGAAAGACACCAGCCACGCCAAATCCGTACCCTACGGCAGGCTCGGTAATGAGGATGGGCACGGGCAAAAAACCGTAGGCGTTCTCCGCCAGGTAGTTGCCCATATCAAAACGCCGGTCCACCGGATCAAAGAAGTCGATGCTGGCGCTGGCATCGGCAGTGAGGGAGAGTGCCAGCAGGGGCAGACTGAACAATCGTTTCATATTACTCAATGTGGTTAAGTGGCTTCAGGCCGAAAAGAGAGCCATCGTGTGCTCAAGCCGCTGCGGCGAGTCCAGGCACGACATCCCGGCGTCATCGTTATCCCGTCATGGCGTCTGCTTGGGAGCCGGTCGGCGAGCAGAAAACAACATCACCACCACACTACATCTGGTTTTCGGCTGCAAGTTCTTCAGCCACCATCGAGCTGAGCCAACGCTCTGAAACTCTGGCTGAAAGTCGTCTGGCTGGTTCTGGATAATGGAACACGGGGGACACGATGAGATGAACGGTGACCGTGACGTCATAACCTGAGAGGGGCGAAAACGGGTTAAAGGCCACGGCCAGGAACCGGCGGGGTGGCGCACAGAGGATTGGTTCCCACTGTGCCTCACCATGAACCTATCCTGTCTCCACTACACTGGCTCAGATGGGCTGAGCACCACCTTATGCCAAAGCGCGGTAAAGAGGACGACGTAACAGAGCAGGCCGCCAACGGCGATGGCCGGCCAGGGCCCGTCCGGGTGTTGTTCGGCGCAGAGCAGGCCGGTTAACAGCCCAAGGGTGGCGCCAGCCCGGGCCAACGGTTTGGGCCGGTTAATCCGCAGTGTTTGTTGGCAGTAAGGGCAGGAAAAGGTGTGGTAGCGCCAGGTCAGCAGGGCGCGCCAGGCCGACAGAGTATGTTGGCAGTGTGGGCATCGTGGAGACATCTCGACATCCTTGCTCTGACGGGGGATTAAGTGGTCCCCCTTACCGTGGTTTTAGCACAAGAGACGATCTGCCAGACTGATCCGGGTCAGGGTTTTGTCACGGCCCAAGGCCGCTGAATCATAACCTGCCGTGATGATCTTGATAGCGTGACATCATTTCCGTTCCCCGGAGCCATCGGGTAGCGTGAGCGGACGCCCGGTTGTGGCGTTTGATCTTCGTTATTCCAGGAGTTTGCCATGCGTGCGGTGACCTACCACCCCGACCGAGACCAGTTTGTTCTGAGCCATCAACCGATGCCTGCACCGGGCCCCGGTGAGGTGTTGGTGCGGGTGGAAGCCTGTGGGCTGAACCCGGTGGACGCCAAAATCCACCTCTGGCACGGTCAGGCCCCGGGCATGAGCCGGGACTGGGTGCCCGGCCTCGATGTGGCCGGGGAAATTGTGGGCCTGGGCGAGGGCGTTGAGACGTGGAAATTGGGGGACCGGGTGCTGTATCACGGCGACATGTTCCGCCCCCATGGTG containing:
- a CDS encoding PIG-L deacetylase family protein, translating into MSQRILFLGVYGMEMVECGGALAINANNGGHSFASVMLAKDEMKAQLRRAAEVLGVERIDFNDFERGGIDLRHEYKLALVRVIRETRPDIIITQDPEHSFEDLDPDRRPAMLLILEAIALAGRDYGLEAMPELAPHPVPTIYYMSPKNPNCSVTLAQVWQQKEEAMDCLSSQMTFSGHHFTERLSAAEQTALHPRFAELSMAQRGREVQRAMDRALYLHTGLLSHSRYALAEPYRRQGIMELDALMV
- a CDS encoding BamA/TamA family outer membrane protein encodes the protein MKRLFSLPLLALSLTADASASIDFFDPVDRRFDMGNYLAENAYGFLPVPILITEPAVGYGFGVAGVFLHESEAEKEQRKVQALASFDGGAKLLPPAATVAGALGTENGTWFAFAGHRRTWGEDKIRYLVGGGAGEAKLDIYTDLGGLLPGGGSVKFDTQTDAAVLMQTLQFRLGSSPLLLGVKQLFVQSTLSSSNVIVDGFFRMTGLDRSTNSGLGVVATYDTRNNIFFPTSGFEVNAEYMVHDNAIGADYDYQTLLLEGEGYLPLAHRWSLAIAGRYETLNSSDLLPPTLNPYIHLRGISMFRYQGEEVGSVQAQLMYQLDNRWTLLGFYGIGQTRGASSERETADAYGGGFRYQIARRYGIHMGVDLAFSDSDTAFYITVGTGI